Proteins encoded together in one Meles meles chromosome 7, mMelMel3.1 paternal haplotype, whole genome shotgun sequence window:
- the KRT79 gene encoding keratin, type II cytoskeletal 79, whose protein sequence is MRSSVSRQTYSTKGGFSSNSASGGGGSRGHTSFSSVTVSRSSSSGGGTRCGPSRAGFGSRSLYNLGGSKSISVSVAGGASSGRALGGFGFGSGAYASLGAGRQAFGPACPPGGIQEVTVNQSLLTPLNVEIDPEIQRVRTQEREQIKTLNNKFASFIDKVRFLEQQNKVLETKWALLQEQSQNSGVTRNNLEPLFENYLGNLRRQLDNLQSDRGRLDSELRNVQDVLEDFKSKYEDEINKRTAAENEFVLLKKDVDAAYMSRMDLTGKVGTLTEELDFLNHLYEMELSQVQTHVSDTNVILSMDNNRRLDLDSIIAEVKAQYELIAQRSRAEAEAWYQTKYEELQVTAGKHGDSLRDTKNEIAELTRTVQRLQGEVDAVKKQCQQLQTAIAEAEQRGDMALKDAQKKLGDLDMALHQAKEDLARLLRDYQALMNVKLALDVEIATYRKLLESEESRMSGECPSAVSISVTGNSTTVCGGGAASFGGGMSLGGGGSASKGGFSTVKGGAVSGGTSILRKTTTVKTSSRRY, encoded by the exons ATGAGGTCCTCTGTGTCTCGACAGACATACTCCACCAAAGGGGGCTTTAGCTCCAACTCTGCAAGTGGAGGAGGTGGGTCCCGGGGCCACACCAGCTTCAGCTCAGTCACAGTGTCCCGGAGCAGTAGCAGTGGCGGGGGGACCCGCTGTGGCCCCAGCAGGGCTGGCTTTGGCAGCCGAAGCCTCTATAACCTGGGGGGCAGCAAGAGCATCTcggtcagtgtggctggaggggcCTCGTCAGGGCGGGCCCTGGGAGGCTTCGGCTTTGGCAGTGGGGCCTATGCGAGCCTGGGGGCTGGGCGGCAGGCATTTGGGCCAGCCTGTCCCCCTGGAGGGATTCAGGAGGTCACCGTCAACCAGAGCCTGCTGACTCCTCTCAACGTGGAGATCGACCCCGAGATCCAGCGGGTGCGCACCCAGGAGCGCGAGCAGATCAAGACGCTCAACAACAAGTTTGCTTCTTTCATCGACAAG GTCCGGTTCCTGGAACAGCAGAATAAGGTGCTGGAGACCAAGTGGGCCCTGCTGCAGGAGCAGAGCCAGAACTCGGGTGTCACCAGGAACAACCTGGAACCCCTCTTTGAGAACTACTTGGGCAACCTGCGGAGGCAGCTGGACAACCTCCAGAGCGATCGGGGGAGGCTGGACTCAGAGCTGAGGAACGTGCAGGATGTCCTTGAGGACTTCAAGAGCAA GTACGAGGATGAAATCAACAAGCGCACTGCGGCAGAGAATGAGTTTGTGTTGCTCAAGAAG GATGTGGATGCTGCTTACATGAGCCGAATGGATCTGACTGGCAAGGTCGGCACCTTGACTGAGGAGCTCGACTTCCTGAATCATCTCTATGAAATG GAGCTGAGCCAAGTGCAGACCCACGTGTCAGACACCAATGTCATCCTTTCTATGGACAACAATCGTAGACTTGACCTGGACAGCATCATTGCTGAGGTCAAGGCCCAATATGAGCTGATTGCCCAGAGGAGCAGGGCTGAGGCTGAGGCTTGGTACCAGACCAAG TATGAAGAGCTGCAGGTGACGGCTGGGAAGCATGGGGACAGCCTGCGGGATACTAAGAATGAGATTGCTGAGCTCACTCGCACTGTCCAGAGGCTGCAGGGCGAGGTGGATGCGGTTAAGAAGCAG TGCCAGCAGCTGCAGACTGCCATTGCAGAAGCGGAGCAGCGTGGGGATATGGCGTTGAAGGATGCTCAGAAGAAGCTTGGGGACCTGGACATGGCCCTGCACCAGGCCAAGGAGGACCTGGCCCGGCTGCTGCGTGACTACCAGGCTCTCATGAATGTCAAACTGGCCTTGGACGTGGAGATCGCCACCTACCGCAAGCTGTTGGAGAGCGAGGAGAGCAG GATGTCTGGAGAATGTCCCAGTGCCGTCAGCATTT CGGTGACCGGCAACTCCACCACGGTGTGCGGAGGCGGTGCGGCCAGCTTTGGGGGTGGCATGTccctgggcgggggtgggagtgCTAGCAAGGGCGGATTCAGCACCGTCAAGGGAGGGGCCGTCTCTGGGGGCACCTCCATCCTGCGGAAGACCACCACGGTCAAGACATCAAGCCGGAGGTATTAG
- the KRT78 gene encoding keratin, type II cytoskeletal 78, translating into MSRSSCQARRGFSAHSACSAPPGGCGGRSSFSSRSLISFRGCRGASRGRAWGSGGGPGVRFGEGRGGPGVSFCPPGGIREVTIDSSLLTPLKMEIDPQFQVVRTQETQEIRTLNNQFASFIDKVRFLEQQNKVLETKWELLQRLGVSDSPPDLEAVFEGYLARLRWQLEQLQRERRAVDAELKSCQDQEEEYKAKYEEEARKHATAENNFVVLKKDVDGVFLSKMELEGKLASLREYLCFLRQLNEEELGQLQTQASDTSVVLSMDNNRGLDFSDIIAEVRARYEEIARSSKAEVEMLYQTKYQELQASARLHGDSMKETKVQISQLQQASQRLQSQIENLKKQNADLQAMIADAEQRGELALKDAQAKLDELEAALRAAKQDLARMLREYQELMSTKLALDVEIATYRRLLEVEESRMSGSCTSQVTISVGGGSIVVSGGAGSGLGATCGLADGKGSCSSIVTGGSNVILGSGQSPVWGSCSVSGSSSGSSSSGHTILKKTVESSLKTSVTY; encoded by the exons ATGTCTCGCTCATCATGCCAGGCCCGGAGGGGCTTCAGCGCTCACTCCGCCTGTTCTGCACCCCCGGGGGGCTGTGGTGGCCGGAGCAGCTTCAGCAGCAGAAGCCTCATTTCCTTCAGGGGGTGCAGAGGAGCCTCTCGTGGGAGGGCTTGGGGATCAGGGGGAGGACCAGGGGTACGGTTTGGGGAGGGCCGTGGTGGGCCCGGGGTTTCCTTTTGTCCTCCGGGGGGCATCCGGGAAGTGACCATCGACAGTAGTCTGCTGACCCCACTGAAGATGGAGATTGACCCCCAGTTCCAGGTGGTGAGGACTCAGGAGACCCAAGAGATCAGAACCCTCAACAACCAGTTTGCTTCCTTCATTGACAAG GTGCGCTTCCTGGAGCAGCAGAACAAGGTCCTAGAGACCAAGTGGGAGCTGCTGCAGCGGCTGGGCGTGAGTGACAGCCCCCCGGACCTGGAGGCTGTCTTTGAGGGCTACCTGGCCCGGCTCCGGTGGCAACTGGAACAGCTCCAGAGGGAGCGAAGGGCTGTGGATGCCGAGCTGAAGTCCTGCCAGGACCAGGAGGAGGAGTATAAGGCCAA GTATGAGGAGGAGGCCCGCAAGCATGCCACGGCTGAGAATAACTTTGTGGTCCTAAAAAAG GATGTGGATGGGGTTTTCCTGAGCAAGATGGAGCTGGAAGGCAAGCTGGCGTCTCTCCGAGAGTACCTCTGCTTCTTGAGGCAACTCAATGAAGAA GAACTGGGCCAGCTCCAGACCCAGGCCAGCGACACATCTGTGGTGCTGTCCATGGACAACAACAGAGGCTTGGACTTCAGTGACATCATTGCGGAGGTCCGCGCCCGGTACGAGGAGATTGCCCGGAGCAGCAAAGCTGAGGTGGAGATGCTGTACCAGACCAAG TACCAGGAGCTTCAGGCATCTGCCCGGCTTCATGGGGACAGCATGAAGGAAACCAAAGTCCAGATCTCTCAGCTGCAGCAGGCGAGTCAGAGGCTGCAAAGTCAGATCGAGAACCTCAAGAAGCAG AATGCCGACCTGCAGGCCATGATTGCCGATGCCGAGCAGCGTGGGGAGCTGGCCCTCAAGGATGCTCAGGCCAAACTGGACGAGCTGGAGGCTGCCCTGAGAGCAGCCAAACAGGACCTAGCCCGGATGCTGCGCGAGTACCAGGAGCTCATGAGCACGAAGCTGGCCCTGGACGTGGAGATCGCCACCTACCGCAGGCTGCTGGAGGTTGAGGAGAGCAG gATGTCTGGGAGCTGCACCAGCCAGGTCACTATCT CCGTGGGCGGAGGCAGCATCGTTGTGTCTGGAGGAGCAGGCAGTGGTCTGGGGGCCACTTGTGGACTTGCAGACGGGAAAGGCAGCTGCTCCAGCATTGTGACCGGAGGCTCCAATGTCATCCTGGGCTCTGGGCAGAGTCCTGTTTGGGGCTCCTGCTCTGTATCGGGATCTAGCTCTGGCTCTAGCTCCAGCGGCCACACCATCCTGAAGAAGACAGTGGAGTCAAGTCTGAAGACGTCTGTCACTTACTGA